A DNA window from Enterobacter cloacae subsp. cloacae ATCC 13047 contains the following coding sequences:
- a CDS encoding lysis protein → MSRLTAIIIAVIACIIVSLGWAVNHYRDNAIDYKKQRDTAINEAALAKATITDMQTRQRDVSALDAKYTQELADAQETINQLERDVATGKRRLQLNATCKGNTTGSSGMDDADSARLTDSAQRDYWSLRERIETSNKMILGLQEYIKTQCLK, encoded by the coding sequence ATGAGCAGACTAACCGCAATCATTATTGCCGTAATCGCCTGCATCATTGTCTCGCTTGGCTGGGCTGTTAATCACTACCGTGACAACGCCATTGACTACAAGAAGCAACGAGACACTGCGATTAACGAAGCTGCTCTGGCAAAAGCAACCATCACCGACATGCAGACGCGCCAACGCGATGTATCTGCTCTCGATGCAAAATACACACAGGAACTCGCAGATGCTCAGGAAACTATCAATCAGCTTGAGCGCGATGTTGCTACTGGCAAGCGTCGGTTGCAGCTCAACGCAACCTGCAAAGGTAACACCACCGGATCCTCCGGCATGGATGATGCAGACTCCGCCAGACTTACTGACTCCGCTCAACGGGATTATTGGAGTCTCAGAGAACGAATCGAAACCAGCAACAAAATGATTCTTGGCCTCCAGGAATACATTAAAACCCAGTGCCTGAAGTAA
- a CDS encoding lysozyme, producing MAMSPALRNSIIATLGGGAIAIATTMLSGKDGLEGRKYEAYRDVVGVLTVCDGHTGSDIIINKRYTDKECDALTRKDLQRIASQVDPYIKVPTTETQRAAIYSFAYNVGATATINSTLLKKLNAKDYSGACSELKRWVYAGGQKWKGLVNRRDVEYQVCTWGQK from the coding sequence ATGGCAATGTCTCCGGCACTCAGAAATAGCATTATTGCCACGTTGGGCGGCGGCGCTATCGCAATAGCGACAACAATGCTCTCCGGTAAGGATGGTCTCGAAGGTCGAAAGTATGAAGCATATCGCGATGTTGTCGGAGTTCTGACAGTCTGTGACGGTCACACCGGTTCAGACATCATCATAAATAAGCGATACACAGATAAAGAGTGCGACGCACTAACAAGAAAAGACCTTCAGCGTATAGCTTCACAGGTTGACCCGTACATCAAAGTGCCAACCACTGAAACTCAACGCGCAGCAATTTACTCTTTCGCTTACAACGTCGGCGCAACTGCCACAATCAATTCCACTCTCCTGAAAAAGCTGAATGCTAAAGACTATTCCGGAGCTTGCTCAGAGCTTAAGCGCTGGGTATATGCAGGCGGACAGAAGTGGAAAGGACTGGTTAACAGGCGTGACGTTGAATATCAGGTATGTACCTGGGGTCAGAAATGA
- a CDS encoding phage holin family protein: MYRMDKIREWLSYWFGGLTTMGGVLSLNDWAIIIGILCTVGTFGINWYYKRKEREDRLNGNVSGTQK, encoded by the coding sequence ATGTACCGTATGGACAAGATAAGAGAATGGCTCAGTTATTGGTTCGGAGGCCTGACAACGATGGGTGGCGTTCTATCCCTTAACGACTGGGCGATCATCATTGGTATTCTCTGTACCGTCGGCACATTCGGCATCAACTGGTACTACAAGCGCAAAGAGCGCGAGGACAGATTGAATGGCAATGTCTCCGGCACTCAGAAATAG
- a CDS encoding antitermination protein yields MNLENAVKFHFAKSTQINDTPRATSSETLTGTDVMAAMGMTQSRASLGYSAFLGKMEISSNDREKAIELLTQYALEHCDKVAALRKLENDIKPKVMQVLATFAFADYSRSAASTRTCDCCGGKKFVDAEVMTMKSIGQPYLTERKETVKVLCHKCKGKGVLTNACQCNGKGVVVDKEKTILQGGVPAYKTCRRCNGRGYARLLPDSVRQYICATVVDVPETTWRRSYKDFFESLVGECIKQEEYANQMLSKVTR; encoded by the coding sequence ATGAACCTGGAAAATGCAGTCAAGTTTCACTTCGCGAAGTCTACGCAGATAAACGATACGCCGCGTGCAACCTCCTCAGAGACGTTAACAGGTACCGACGTGATGGCTGCCATGGGCATGACACAAAGTCGCGCCTCGTTGGGTTACAGCGCGTTTTTAGGGAAGATGGAAATCAGCAGCAATGACCGTGAGAAAGCTATTGAACTGCTGACCCAATATGCACTAGAGCATTGCGATAAGGTTGCCGCCTTACGTAAGCTCGAAAATGATATTAAGCCAAAGGTGATGCAAGTGCTCGCAACATTCGCATTCGCTGATTATTCCCGCAGTGCTGCCAGTACGCGAACCTGTGATTGCTGTGGTGGTAAGAAGTTTGTCGACGCTGAAGTCATGACGATGAAAAGCATCGGGCAGCCGTACCTAACTGAGCGCAAGGAAACAGTGAAGGTGCTCTGCCATAAGTGTAAAGGGAAGGGAGTCCTGACCAATGCTTGTCAGTGCAACGGTAAAGGCGTTGTGGTAGACAAAGAGAAAACTATTCTACAGGGCGGCGTTCCTGCATATAAAACGTGCAGACGCTGCAATGGGCGTGGTTATGCTCGTTTGTTGCCTGATAGTGTTCGTCAGTACATCTGCGCTACTGTGGTTGATGTGCCGGAAACCACATGGCGCAGGTCATACAAGGACTTCTTCGAAAGCCTGGTTGGTGAGTGCATTAAGCAGGAGGAATACGCAAATCAGATGTTGAGCAAAGTCACTCGATAG
- a CDS encoding HNH endonuclease, translated as MKLNKKQRAELRMKFGGRCAYCGCELPEKGWHADHVEAIHRKLEIDEEARSQGKWKLKQTGESYRPQHDTLENMNPACAPCNLFKSVFDIEEFRNQIQLQAERGLRTSVNFRTAERFGLVEVVNKPVVFWFERYQEGAMA; from the coding sequence ATGAAGCTGAATAAAAAACAGCGTGCAGAACTGCGCATGAAGTTCGGTGGTCGGTGTGCCTACTGCGGATGCGAGCTTCCTGAAAAAGGTTGGCATGCCGATCACGTTGAAGCAATTCATAGAAAGCTTGAAATTGACGAGGAAGCAAGAAGTCAAGGTAAATGGAAATTGAAGCAGACAGGAGAATCTTACAGGCCTCAGCATGACACGCTAGAAAACATGAACCCCGCCTGCGCCCCATGCAATCTATTCAAGTCAGTTTTCGATATTGAAGAATTCAGAAATCAGATTCAACTTCAGGCAGAAAGAGGCCTTAGGACTTCCGTCAATTTCAGAACAGCAGAGAGATTTGGTCTGGTTGAAGTCGTCAATAAGCCGGTTGTGTTCTGGTTTGAACGGTATCAGGAAGGAGCAATGGCATGA
- a CDS encoding protein ninH translates to MTPSIKTIPDILVEVRGNQSEAARQLACSRNTILRYSRDTKAQFHAIVNGVLMVHQGGRGKTCAA, encoded by the coding sequence ATGACACCTTCTATCAAAACCATACCTGACATTCTCGTAGAAGTGCGTGGGAATCAGTCAGAAGCAGCCAGGCAATTAGCCTGCAGTCGCAACACTATCCTCAGATATTCACGAGACACCAAAGCTCAATTCCACGCCATCGTTAACGGCGTTCTCATGGTTCATCAGGGCGGACGAGGTAAAACATGTGCAGCGTAA
- a CDS encoding RusA family crossover junction endodeoxyribonuclease, producing MNEYNFILPWPPSVNTYWRRQGSRYYISKKGQQYRKEVIQIIKSLNLDILTKSRLRIKIIAAVPDSRRRDIDNILKCLLDSLVHASFAEDDEQFDDIRVIRAAKVKGGQVEIKITELSEAA from the coding sequence ATGAATGAATATAATTTCATTCTTCCATGGCCTCCCAGCGTGAACACATACTGGCGACGGCAAGGAAGCAGGTATTACATCAGCAAGAAAGGCCAGCAGTACCGCAAAGAAGTTATCCAGATTATCAAAAGCCTCAACCTAGACATCCTTACCAAATCACGACTCCGCATCAAAATCATCGCCGCAGTGCCAGATTCCCGGCGCAGAGATATCGACAACATTTTGAAATGTCTCCTCGACTCACTTGTCCACGCCTCATTCGCAGAGGACGACGAGCAGTTTGATGATATACGCGTGATTCGTGCAGCAAAAGTGAAGGGCGGTCAGGTTGAAATCAAGATTACAGAGCTATCGGAGGCAGCATGA
- a CDS encoding DUF1364 domain-containing protein has protein sequence MANLRKEARGRECQVRIYGVCNHNPETTVLAHYRMAGLCGIGMKPDDLLAAWACSSCHDEIDRRTHNIDHEFAKIYHLEGVMRTQDILRKEGKIKT, from the coding sequence ATGGCTAATCTACGAAAAGAAGCGCGGGGCAGGGAATGCCAGGTGCGTATCTACGGTGTCTGTAATCACAACCCTGAGACTACCGTTTTGGCTCATTACCGAATGGCGGGATTATGCGGTATAGGCATGAAGCCTGATGACCTTCTCGCAGCATGGGCGTGCAGTAGTTGCCACGACGAAATAGACCGCAGAACGCATAACATCGACCACGAATTTGCAAAGATTTACCACCTGGAAGGTGTAATGCGCACTCAGGACATTCTGCGCAAGGAAGGGAAGATTAAGACATGA
- a CDS encoding protein NinF → MLSPHEAQSYEQQSIRRTLCAGCTKELSDDETHVCEECAAMAIAYRDPNGFMTEEEDG, encoded by the coding sequence ATGCTTAGCCCCCACGAAGCCCAATCCTATGAGCAGCAGAGCATACGTCGAACGTTGTGCGCAGGCTGCACGAAGGAGCTATCCGACGATGAGACTCACGTTTGTGAGGAATGTGCGGCGATGGCAATAGCGTATCGCGACCCTAACGGATTTATGACGGAGGAGGAAGATGGCTAA
- a CDS encoding phage protein NinX family protein translates to MDYSQLSDFEINKRVAEIAINGDWLLEPTDESPSWFFNHGVQGKNTVKLPDYCNNPADAWPIIVDNEISLNSYGSAWEASFEHDAPIGAFGTDETVTSGYEHRNPLRAAMIAFLMKQEQANA, encoded by the coding sequence ATGGACTATTCACAGTTATCAGATTTTGAAATTAACAAGCGCGTTGCAGAAATTGCTATCAATGGCGACTGGTTACTTGAACCAACCGATGAAAGCCCATCATGGTTTTTTAATCACGGGGTGCAAGGTAAAAATACCGTCAAGCTGCCCGATTACTGCAACAACCCGGCAGACGCATGGCCGATTATCGTTGATAACGAAATCTCTCTGAACAGCTACGGTAGTGCATGGGAGGCATCATTCGAACACGATGCACCTATAGGTGCCTTTGGTACAGACGAAACGGTGACATCAGGATATGAGCATAGAAATCCATTGAGAGCAGCAATGATTGCTTTCCTGATGAAACAGGAGCAGGCCAATGCTTAG
- a CDS encoding recombination protein NinB has translation MKQTIFLRSKQQQQSAINAILASPLDNDRPITIRISDYKRNIDQNAKFHALLGDIARQVTWCGKKLKPEQWKVLLISGHAVATKQEAEVVPGLEGEYVNIRESSAEMSVGRMASLIEYTMAWATGQGVRFTDRRYD, from the coding sequence ATGAAGCAAACAATCTTCCTTCGAAGTAAGCAGCAACAGCAGTCAGCAATAAACGCCATCCTCGCATCACCTCTCGACAACGACCGACCCATCACCATTCGAATCTCTGACTACAAGCGCAACATTGACCAGAACGCGAAATTTCACGCGCTTTTGGGTGATATCGCTCGTCAGGTCACATGGTGCGGAAAGAAGCTTAAGCCTGAGCAGTGGAAGGTATTGCTGATTAGCGGTCATGCAGTCGCTACAAAGCAGGAGGCTGAAGTCGTTCCCGGGCTAGAGGGTGAGTATGTCAATATCCGCGAGAGCAGCGCAGAGATGAGCGTAGGGCGTATGGCGAGCCTCATAGAGTACACGATGGCTTGGGCAACAGGTCAGGGAGTCAGATTTACGGACAGGAGGTACGATTGA
- a CDS encoding phage protein NinX family protein translates to MKLNVDELEGVRLDVAVAIAIGGKITRPQDAQIYLNDMHQLCGEENKRYSRYVFSPSTDWGQCGELMESMSISCYQSADPATGRIYHWVGVNELVSPGRRRGLIAKNPRIAICKAIVFAKLGQEVELPDDLKE, encoded by the coding sequence GTGAAATTAAATGTCGACGAATTAGAAGGAGTGAGGTTAGACGTTGCAGTGGCCATTGCTATTGGCGGAAAGATAACGCGACCTCAAGATGCACAAATATATCTAAATGACATGCACCAACTGTGTGGGGAAGAAAATAAGCGCTATAGCAGATATGTGTTTTCACCATCTACAGATTGGGGGCAGTGCGGTGAATTGATGGAGAGCATGTCGATAAGCTGCTATCAATCTGCTGACCCAGCAACAGGGAGGATTTATCACTGGGTTGGAGTAAACGAGCTTGTTTCCCCAGGTAGACGCCGAGGTCTAATCGCTAAAAATCCAAGAATAGCTATATGCAAGGCTATTGTGTTTGCGAAGCTTGGTCAAGAAGTCGAGCTTCCAGACGATTTGAAAGAATAA
- a CDS encoding IS3-like element ISEc52 family transposase (programmed frameshift), with amino-acid sequence MKKRNFSAEFKRESAQLVVDQNYTVADAASAMDVGLSTMTRWVKQLRDERQGKTPKASPITPEQIEIRELRKKLQRIEMENEIFKKGYRALDVRLPEQFSIIGKLRARYPVATLCHVFGVHRSSYKYWKNRPEKPDGRRAVLRSQVLELHGISHGSAGARSIATMATQRGYQMGRWLAGRLMKELGLVSCQQPTHRYKRGGHEHVAIPNHLERQFAVTEPNQVWCGDVTYIWTGKRWAYLAVVLDLFARKPVGWAMSFSPDSRLTMKALEMAWETRGKPVGVMFHSDQGSHYTSRQFRQLLWRYRIRQSMSRRGNCWDNSPMERFFRSLKNEWVPATGYVSFSDAAHAITDYIVGYYSALRPHEYNGGLPPNESENRYWKNSNAVASFC; translated from the exons ATGAAAAAAAGAAATTTCAGCGCAGAGTTTAAACGCGAATCCGCTCAACTGGTCGTTGACCAGAACTACACCGTGGCAGATGCAGCCAGCGCTATGGATGTCGGCCTTTCCACAATGACGCGATGGGTGAAACAATTACGTGATGAACGGCAGGGCAAAACACCAAAAGCCTCCCCCATTACCCCGGAACAAATTGAAATCCGTGAGCTCAGGAAAAAGCTACAACGTATTGAAATGGAAAATGAAATAT TTAAAAAAGGCTACCGCGCTCTTGATGTCAGACTCCCTGAACAGTTCTCGATAATCGGGAAACTCAGGGCGCGTTATCCTGTGGCCACTCTCTGCCATGTGTTCGGGGTTCATCGCAGCAGCTACAAATACTGGAAAAACCGTCCTGAAAAGCCAGACGGCAGACGGGCTGTATTACGCAGTCAGGTACTTGAACTGCATGGCATCAGCCACGGCTCTGCCGGAGCAAGAAGCATCGCCACAATGGCAACCCAGAGAGGTTACCAGATGGGGCGCTGGCTTGCTGGCAGACTCATGAAAGAGCTGGGGCTGGTCAGTTGCCAGCAGCCGACTCACCGGTATAAGCGTGGCGGTCATGAGCACGTTGCTATCCCGAATCATCTTGAGCGACAGTTCGCCGTAACGGAACCAAATCAGGTGTGGTGCGGTGATGTGACCTATATCTGGACGGGTAAGCGCTGGGCGTACCTCGCCGTTGTTCTCGACCTGTTCGCAAGAAAACCAGTGGGCTGGGCCATGTCGTTCTCGCCGGACAGCAGGCTCACCATGAAAGCACTGGAAATGGCATGGGAAACCCGTGGTAAGCCCGTCGGGGTGATGTTCCACAGCGATCAAGGCAGCCATTATACGAGCAGGCAGTTCCGGCAGTTACTGTGGCGATACCGGATCAGGCAGAGTATGAGTCGGCGTGGAAACTGCTGGGATAACAGCCCAATGGAGCGCTTCTTCAGGAGTCTGAAGAACGAATGGGTGCCGGCGACGGGCTATGTAAGCTTCAGCGATGCAGCTCACGCAATAACGGACTATATCGTTGGATATTACAGCGCACTAAGACCGCACGAATATAATGGTGGGTTACCGCCAAACGAATCAGAAAACCGATACTGGAAAAACTCTAACGCGGTGGCCAGTTTTTGTTGA
- a CDS encoding transcriptional regulator gives MNTREKILNHLENNKPTSAREFHQLTGAPKSRITQLLRELTESGQLEIHSVHNGIKRYRLTELHANRRQAILEWLDSGSEGTSSVISADTGVDLQMTAQILASLSKQGEVYREWLDKGKVWLYRKNAPLTFGCANQMTAFINLKWFTEFGHLNRGDMLTSEQHRCHNEKKKFQRRV, from the coding sequence ATGAACACACGAGAAAAAATACTCAACCATCTCGAAAACAACAAACCAACATCTGCAAGAGAGTTTCACCAGCTTACCGGCGCACCAAAATCCCGCATCACCCAGTTACTCCGTGAACTCACAGAATCAGGACAGCTTGAAATCCACAGCGTCCATAACGGCATCAAGCGTTATCGTCTGACTGAGCTTCATGCTAACCGTCGCCAGGCGATTCTGGAATGGCTGGATAGTGGCAGTGAGGGCACATCATCGGTTATCTCAGCAGATACCGGAGTTGACTTGCAAATGACCGCGCAGATTCTGGCATCGCTGAGCAAGCAGGGTGAGGTTTATCGTGAGTGGTTAGACAAAGGTAAGGTCTGGCTGTACCGCAAGAATGCACCGCTTACCTTCGGCTGCGCCAATCAGATGACTGCATTTATCAACTTGAAGTGGTTTACTGAATTTGGCCACCTGAACAGAGGTGATATGCTCACCTCAGAACAACACAGGTGTCATAATGAAAAAAAGAAATTTCAGCGCAGAGTTTAA
- a CDS encoding replicative DNA helicase — protein MESYDFEHQLVGSMMVKGDHIDCREIAGKLPAEAFENFHLKSMYQAIVTLLNKAEPVDMFTVKDAVPSATKDFVVEVACKCSSAANIRGWAKRVRQCWMLRRGEAELKRAAELLAGAGTHDLNDRIAEVSGILSKLQFETNDKLPRRIGDLLDDYMVVLENRMLGEESGMYLRTGIQPMDDAYGGFDRTDLIIIAGRPGMGKTELAINIANSIGRQKGKGLFISMEMSDMQVVERHVADRAGLSVGTLRNPLGMIQEHYTRLTAATGTLLEEDNYVIDGAFTVDECIAHAERLNMDGGLSFLAIDYLGLIEKPKADRNDLAIAEITRKLKQFTLRNKVPVILLSQLNRGVEGRHDKRPNLSDLKDSGAIEQDADVIIFPYRDEVYDENSNMKGIAEIIIGKYRSGQPQTFYMGWKNGHFVNIDQQEAAKQFSANQTESKSNDWR, from the coding sequence ATGGAAAGTTACGACTTTGAGCACCAACTGGTTGGTTCGATGATGGTAAAGGGAGATCACATCGACTGCCGCGAAATAGCCGGGAAGCTACCTGCTGAGGCATTCGAGAACTTCCACCTGAAAAGCATGTACCAGGCGATTGTGACATTGCTGAACAAGGCTGAGCCGGTAGATATGTTCACTGTGAAGGACGCAGTGCCATCAGCGACAAAGGACTTTGTTGTTGAGGTGGCATGCAAATGCTCATCGGCGGCAAATATCCGTGGCTGGGCTAAGCGTGTCAGGCAGTGCTGGATGTTACGTCGTGGCGAGGCTGAGCTTAAGCGAGCGGCAGAGCTTCTGGCAGGAGCTGGAACACATGACCTGAATGACCGGATCGCAGAAGTAAGCGGGATTCTGTCAAAGCTTCAGTTCGAAACCAACGACAAGCTACCGCGCCGCATAGGCGACTTGCTGGACGACTACATGGTGGTTCTGGAAAACAGGATGCTCGGTGAAGAATCAGGAATGTACCTGCGTACCGGTATTCAGCCGATGGACGATGCATACGGAGGGTTTGACCGAACAGACCTGATTATCATCGCTGGACGCCCGGGAATGGGTAAAACGGAACTAGCCATCAACATCGCTAACTCCATTGGGCGGCAGAAAGGGAAGGGGTTGTTTATCTCGATGGAAATGTCCGATATGCAGGTGGTAGAGCGCCATGTCGCCGACCGCGCTGGATTGTCTGTAGGCACTCTTCGCAATCCCCTTGGGATGATTCAGGAGCACTACACGCGACTAACCGCGGCAACAGGAACACTGCTCGAAGAGGACAACTACGTAATCGACGGAGCGTTTACTGTGGACGAATGCATTGCCCATGCTGAGCGACTTAACATGGACGGCGGGTTAAGCTTCCTGGCCATCGATTACCTTGGGCTCATTGAAAAGCCGAAAGCAGACAGAAATGACCTAGCTATCGCTGAAATCACCCGCAAGCTGAAGCAGTTTACCCTTCGCAATAAAGTGCCTGTAATCCTCCTTTCGCAGCTTAACCGCGGCGTAGAAGGGCGGCATGATAAGCGACCAAACCTTTCCGACCTGAAGGACTCCGGCGCTATCGAGCAGGATGCAGACGTAATCATCTTCCCGTATCGCGATGAAGTTTACGACGAGAACAGCAACATGAAGGGAATCGCGGAAATCATCATCGGCAAATATCGATCTGGTCAGCCGCAAACGTTCTACATGGGATGGAAGAACGGCCATTTCGTGAATATCGATCAGCAGGAAGCCGCCAAACAGTTTTCAGCCAACCAGACGGAGTCGAAATCAAACGACTGGAGATAA
- a CDS encoding replication protein, producing the protein MGVVKFSDYQPQREVVERKVASLDDGYMRVATSIGKLKPKLKLAGREHQVLDAVIYCTFGWNKSEDKVTNTYLAEVTDLDDSDVAAALNVLAERKIINLRKVAGFKLVSVNVSIDKWVLKKTPKTPPKKLGETTQNVGRKKVSSWARSPDTLNSLTKDNLKDTQTHEVGLSGDEKLTPRQKGTNPRARQTNPRSTVPAFDRERFKETWNCKAKRLGMPTIRSITTSTENGIKRLWSSYLKQCKELGKEPRDIDSILNGYIEHGYQPTQWALGGNPEGKVYGIDTALTQKKIDEILGAGS; encoded by the coding sequence ATGGGCGTCGTTAAGTTTTCAGACTACCAACCTCAACGCGAGGTAGTGGAGCGCAAAGTGGCGAGTCTTGATGATGGTTACATGCGTGTAGCTACCAGCATCGGGAAGCTTAAGCCAAAACTGAAACTTGCAGGTCGTGAACATCAGGTTCTGGACGCCGTTATCTACTGCACCTTTGGCTGGAATAAGTCGGAGGACAAGGTAACGAATACATACCTGGCTGAAGTGACAGATCTGGATGATTCAGATGTAGCCGCAGCCCTGAATGTTCTGGCAGAGCGCAAGATTATAAACCTCAGAAAAGTGGCTGGATTTAAGCTGGTCAGTGTGAACGTCAGCATTGATAAATGGGTTCTCAAAAAGACCCCAAAAACACCACCCAAAAAGTTGGGCGAAACCACCCAAAATGTTGGGCGAAAAAAGGTTTCAAGTTGGGCGAGATCACCCGACACCCTAAACAGTCTTACCAAAGACAATTTAAAAGATACCCAAACCCACGAAGTGGGCTTGTCTGGTGATGAGAAATTAACACCCCGTCAGAAAGGCACCAACCCCCGAGCTAGGCAAACCAATCCTCGCTCTACTGTCCCAGCATTCGATCGCGAACGCTTCAAGGAGACTTGGAACTGCAAAGCAAAACGTCTTGGTATGCCAACCATCAGAAGCATCACCACATCGACAGAGAATGGAATTAAGCGCCTCTGGTCATCATACCTGAAGCAGTGCAAAGAGCTTGGCAAAGAGCCGCGTGATATCGACAGCATCCTGAACGGATACATCGAACACGGTTATCAGCCGACTCAGTGGGCGCTAGGTGGCAACCCTGAAGGAAAGGTTTACGGGATTGATACTGCTCTGACGCAGAAGAAGATTGACGAGATTTTAGGAGCGGGAAGCTGA
- a CDS encoding CII family transcriptional regulator, whose product MELANHSKKVREVETELRARLVSMGQTNFAKMAGWADSKVSRLNIHDMAVTFVLLEKVWETSLIREVARQAIAAVMPESKKRPAVTERLEQITLDF is encoded by the coding sequence ATGGAACTAGCAAATCACAGCAAAAAGGTACGCGAAGTGGAAACAGAGCTTCGTGCCAGACTCGTATCAATGGGTCAGACAAATTTCGCAAAGATGGCGGGATGGGCTGATTCAAAGGTGAGTCGATTAAACATCCACGATATGGCGGTGACGTTCGTTCTTCTGGAGAAAGTCTGGGAGACAAGCCTGATTCGTGAAGTGGCAAGACAGGCTATTGCAGCTGTGATGCCAGAAAGCAAAAAACGCCCAGCGGTAACTGAGCGTTTAGAGCAAATCACATTGGATTTTTGA
- a CDS encoding Cro/CI family transcriptional regulator, which translates to MEQRITLKDYALRFGQTKTAQDLGVYQSAINKAIRSGRKIFLTVKPDGSIDAEEVKPFPSNKKAA; encoded by the coding sequence ATGGAACAGCGCATAACCCTGAAAGATTATGCCCTGCGTTTTGGTCAAACCAAGACCGCACAAGATCTTGGCGTTTACCAAAGTGCAATTAACAAGGCTATTCGCTCTGGCAGAAAGATTTTTTTAACAGTTAAACCTGACGGCAGCATTGATGCGGAAGAAGTGAAGCCATTCCCAAGCAATAAGAAAGCCGCATAA
- a CDS encoding LexA family protein yields MSAKKKPLTKEQLEDAMRLKAIYEKKKSELGLSQEGIAFSMGIGQSAVGAILNGVNALNANNAAMLANILQVGIEEFSPSIAKEISDLYRAIGADVQKRSEYEYPVFSHVQAGMFSPEFRTFTQRDAEGWVSTTKKASDAAFWLEVDGHSMTAPAGSRPSFPEGMLILVDPEEPVDPGDFCIARLGGDEFTFKRLIRDSGQAFLQPLNPQFPMIPCNENCRVVGKVVASQWPDETFG; encoded by the coding sequence ATGAGCGCTAAAAAGAAACCACTAACCAAAGAGCAGCTTGAAGACGCTATGCGTTTGAAGGCTATATACGAGAAAAAGAAATCAGAGCTTGGCCTATCTCAAGAAGGCATTGCTTTTTCCATGGGGATCGGGCAATCAGCTGTTGGGGCGATTTTAAACGGCGTAAATGCCCTTAATGCGAACAATGCAGCCATGCTGGCAAACATTCTTCAGGTAGGAATAGAGGAATTTAGTCCGTCAATAGCCAAAGAGATTTCTGACTTGTACAGAGCCATAGGCGCAGATGTACAGAAGAGAAGCGAGTATGAGTATCCAGTCTTCTCGCATGTGCAGGCTGGAATGTTCTCTCCTGAGTTTCGCACGTTCACTCAACGTGACGCTGAGGGATGGGTGAGTACAACGAAGAAAGCCAGTGATGCTGCGTTCTGGCTAGAGGTAGATGGTCACTCAATGACAGCTCCTGCCGGATCACGCCCAAGCTTCCCTGAAGGAATGCTTATCCTTGTTGATCCAGAGGAGCCGGTTGACCCAGGTGATTTCTGCATTGCGCGGTTGGGTGGTGATGAGTTCACTTTCAAAAGACTGATCAGGGATAGCGGACAGGCATTCCTTCAACCGTTAAACCCACAGTTCCCTATGATTCCATGCAATGAGAACTGCCGAGTTGTTGGGAAGGTAGTAGCCAGCCAGTGGCCTGACGAGACGTTTGGGTGA